GCAACGGGAATGCCGAGCACATCGTTGGCGATCTGCGCGAAACTGGTCTCCATGCCCTGGCCATGCGAGTGCACGCCGACGCGCACTTCGAGCCCGCCGTCCGCGGTCATCCGCACCACCGCCTGATCAAAACCGGGCACCACCGGAAGACCCCAGTTGGCGAACACCGTCGTGCCGTGCGCGGACTGCTCGGTATAAGTGGCCGTGCCGAACCCGATCCGGCGTCCGTCCGGCTCTCCCCGGGTTTGACGCTCACGCACGGCAGCCACTCCGACCATCTCGACGGCGCGGCGAAGGCTCGCGGGAAAGTCGCCGCTGTCGAAGTGCTTGTTGGCCACGTTGACGTAGGGCATGGCATCGGCCGGCACGAGGTTGTCCATGCGAACCTCCCACGGTTCCCGGCCCACTTCGCGCGCCACGGCATCCATAAGAAGTTCGATTGCAAAACAGACACCGGTGCGCGCCACGCCGCGGTAAGCCATGAAGCCCGGCTTATTGGTCGCGACACACAAGGTCTCGCATCGGTAGCCACGGAAGGTGTACGGACCGGGCAGGTTGCCGATCGCTTGACCAGGCTCCAGGCCCACGAAGAACGGATAGTACGAATAGGCGCCGCCGTCGATGGTGATGACAGCGTCCAACGCCAGGAGCTTGCCCGTGCGGTCCGCGTAGGCAGTGAGCTTGTAGTGATGCTGCCGCGTGTTGGCACCGACGATCAGATGCTCGCGCCGATCCTCAAGATAGCGAAATGGGGTTCGGTACGTCTTGGCCAGCCAGGCAATGCACAGATCTTCGGGGTACAGCTGCCCTTTATAGCCAAAGGCGCCTCCCACGTCGGGGGACACCACACGCACCGCCTCCTCGTTCATCGAGAGGTGCTGGGCGATGCCGACGCGCAGCAAATGCGGAACCTGCGTCGCACTGACGACCACAAGTTGATCGGCCTGGAAGTCCCAGTAGGCCAGCACCGACTTTCCCTCCAGCGGCACGATGCACTGGCGCGACAGCTCGACGGTGCGACTAACTTTCACCTCCGCCTTCGCGGCAAGTTCATCGAAGTCGCGATTGGCCCGCAGCGTGAGAAAGACATTGTCTTTCCACCCAGGGTGAAGGAAGTCTCCCGTCGCCGCAAGAGAAGACTCGGCGCCGTGGTAGACGGGCAGCTCGTCATAGGAAACCTGAACCTCTTCGAGCAGGTCTTCTGCCACTGCACGCGTTGGCGCAACGGCCATGGCGATCGCCTCTCCCACGTGCCGGACCTTGCCCGAAGCCAGCGGCGGCAAGGCCGAGTACTGGTATGTGGGCAGCGAAGACGGCGAACCGATGTCCGCCGCGTCCGTCATCATCTCGCGCACGAAGATCTTCCCCGCATGCTCTTGCGGAATCTCGACACCCGTGATGGTGGCGTGCGCCAGCGGGCTGCGCAGGAAGGCGACCTCCTGCAGACCAGGCAGCACGAAGTCGCCCACGAAATTGCCTTTGCCAACCATGTGGCGCGCGTCTTCCTTGCGAGGCACACGGGCGCCGATGCCCTCGGGCTTAAGAACTCTCGCCGGGATGTCTGCCTGGTTCATGCGTTTCCTTCTGCTTGACTGATTGTTCCCGGGCGCCGCTCGGGATGTGCGGCATCGTCCGAGGTCAGGACTTCATGCGTATTTGTGACAGTACACGTTCATAAGTATAGGCCTGCTTGTCACGCGCGTGAAGACGGTGGTTGATGATGAAAACCCTGATCCATCCATCTCCCTGATTCGGTGCACTTTAGCGCCTATACGCACTGTGTCCGAACTTTTCACACAGGCATCTCCGTCCACTCTGGTGCAAGTCCAACAAGTACAAACCCGCACTTGAAAAAAGAATTCGGCCGCCCTAATATGCCAGTTCACTGAGTATTTATTTCAGTTCTCTGAACGACAGGATAGAAGCCCATGGATTGGATCAAGGTCGCCTCGGCGCAAGAGCTGAGCAACGATGAAGCGAAGACCGTCGATGTCGCTGGCTATGGGGTTGCGCTGTACCGGATCGACGACGAATTCTTTGCCACCGACAGCATGTGCACTCATGCCACCGCGCTGCTGTCGGAGGGCTACGTGGAAGACGGTTGTGTCGAATGCCCGCTGCACCAGGCCCGCTTCGACATTCGCACGGGCAAGGCGATGTGCGCGCCGGCCACCGTGGACCTGCGCACCCACACCGTAAAGCGGGAGGGCGATCACATCTACGTGCTGTCGCCCGCTGGCAAATGACATCGCGCGGCATCGTCATCGTCGGTGCGGGCCAGTCGGCGGCCGTTGCGGCACACGCCCTGCGCGAGCACGGCTATAGCGGGCGCATCACGATGGTGGGCCGGGAGCGCCACAGGCCGTATGAGCGCCCTCTGTTGTCGAAGGCCGTCCTGGTGGCTGCGGAGGCGCCCAGGCTCGACGTGCTCACCGACGACGCCTGGACACGCAGCGACGTCGAACTGCTGAGCGGCAGCGAAGCGGTTGCACTGGATCTCCAGCGGCAGCATGTCCGTCTTGCGGACGGGCGGATACTCGCGTACGAGTCCTGCCTGATCGCCACCGGCGGTGAGGCCACCACGCTGGCGTGCGTGCCGGCCGGCCGCGCGGGCGTGCACTACATCCGCACGCTGGACGACGCGCATCGGCTGCGCACCGCACTCCAGGCAAAGCCGCAGGTCGCGGTTCTTGGCGGTGGATTCCTCGGCCTCGAGGTCGCAAACTCGGCGCTGTCCGCGGGCGCCTCGGTGACGGTGCTCGAACGCGCGCCATCACTGCTAGATCGCTTCGTGCCGCCGCAGGCGTCTGAATGGCTCGAAGCGAAGTTGCACGCAGCGGGCGCCAGGCTCCTGCTCGGCGCTTCCTGCAGTGGCGTCCATTCATTGCCGCAAGGCCGGTTGCGCTTGAGCACCAGCACCGGCGATCTCGAAGTGGACGAGGTGGTCATCGCCATCGGCTTGTCTCCGAACGACGCGCTGGCCCGCGATGCGGGGCTGGAGACGGCAGCAGGCAGCGGCATTTTGGTCGACGCGTCTTGCCGCACGAGCAACGCACACGTGTTCGCATGCGGCGACTGCACCAGCCAGCGCCGTGCCGGACAGGCGGCGCCGACGCGCCTTGAATCCTGGCAGAACGCGAACGAGCAGGGGCGCACTGCCGCTGCCGCCATGCTCGGCCTGCCTCTTCCCGCACCCGCGGTGCCGTGGTTCTGGACTGACCAGGGCAAACACAACATCCAGATGCTGGGCCTGCCGGCCAGCGATCTGGAATACGTGCGCCGTGGTAGCCCGGCCAACGACAAGGTGCTATGGATCGGCCATCGGGACGGCGTGCCGGTGCACGGCGTCGCAATCAACGCAGGCGCCGATCTGCGGGCCGTTCGCCCGCTCTTCGAACGCGGGCGGCGCGTGCAGTGGGACGACTTCGCACTGGACGCTACCAACCTTCGCACATGGGCCAAGCAGATGCAAGCCGACGTCGCGACCACCACTTAAACCACCTCTCTCAAAGCTAAGGAGCTTTCATGTATCAATCGCAGGCGGTCATCGGCATCACGAATGCCCGGAAGAATCCGCCCTTGGAGCAATGCGTCTGGCCCGCGGACGCCATGAACAACATTCCGGACTGGGTCTACACCAGCCAGGCGAACTATGACCAGGAGATCGAGCGCATCTTTCGGGGGGACACCTGGAACTTTGTCGCCCTGGAAGCGGAGATTCCCAACCCCGGCGACTACAAGCGTGGTTATGTGGGCGCCACGGCCGTCGTGATCGTGCGCGCGGAGGACGACACGATCTCCGTCTTCGAAAACCGCTGTGCCCATCGCGGCGCGGAGTTCTGTCGCGCCAGCCAGGGCAACACGAAGGAGTTCGTCTGCCCCTACCACCAGTGGTCATACGACCTCAAGGGCAACCTGCAGGGGGTCCCGTTCAAGCGTGGCATCAACAAGGTGGGCGGCATGCCGGCGGACTTCAAGAACGCCGACCACGGCACCCGCCAGCTGCGCGTAGCCACCCGCAACGGCGTGGTGTTTGCCACCTACTCCGACAAGACCCCTCCGCTGGAGGAGTACATGACGAAGGAGATCGTCGAGGAGTTCGACGTTCCGTTCTCGGGCAAGAAGCTAAAGATTCTCGGCTACTGCCGCAACGAGCTCCCGTGTAACTGGAAGATGTACCACGAGAACCTCAAGGATCCGTACCACGCGACGCTGCTGCATTCGTTTCTCGTGGTGTTCGGTCTGCTGGTCCCCGGCATCAAGTCGATCGTCTTTGCGGACAAGGTGCATGGCCGGCACGGCTTCATGGCGTCGGCCAAGCCGGACGAGATCTACGCTACGGTCGCCGACGACGACAAGGCGCAGATGCGCTCCTTCAGCGACAACCTTCGGTTGCGCGACGAACGGTTCCTCGACTACGTGCGAGAGTTCAAGTCGCCCTGGTCCGCCAACATGATGACCATGTGGCCGAACCTCATCGTGCAGCGCCAGATGAACACGATGGGCGTGCGCCAGATCATTCCGAACGGCCCGAACAGCATGGTGATGCAGTGGACGATGTTCGGGTACGAGGACGACACGCCGGAGATGACACGGCACCGCCTTCGCCAGGGCAACCTCATGGGCCCGGCCGGCTTCCTGGGCCTCGAGGACAACGAGGCTTTGAAGTTCGTGCAGGAAGGCCTGCGCAATTCTTCCACGGACAACAACGTCGTGAAGCTTGATGCCGGCCACCAGGGCACGACACGCAATCTCATCTCCGAGTCCTGCATCCGCTCCCTCTACCAGTATTACCGGGACGTGATGGATGTCCGTGTCGCGGAGAAAGCAGCATGAAGGATCGCCTCGCCTACGCCAAGACCACCATCTCGCCGCGACGCGCGGCCGAACTGCGCGCCGAGATCGAGTCGTTTCACGTCGAGTACTGCGCGGTCCTGGATGCGAACGACGTGGAACGCTGGCCGGACTTCTTCAGCCAGGAAGCGACGTACCGCGTGACATCGCGCCAGAACGCGCTCTTGAACATGCCCGTGGGACTCATCTACTGCGAAGGCCTGGACATGATCATCGACCGCGCCCTCGCCGTCGCGCACTCGCAGATGTTCGCGCCGCGGCACATGCTGCATGTGCTGGGGATTGCCCGCGTACTGGAAGAGACGGAAAACACGATCAGTTCCCAGACGCCCTTCATCCTCATGCAGACCCTTGTGGAGGGCCCATCGACGGTGCATCTGGCCGGGGTCTACCACGACCGCTTCGTGCGCGAAGGCGACCGGCTGCTGCTTGCCAGCCGTGAAGTGATCCACGACACCGAAATTCTCGACACCGCCTTGGCGTACCCGGTCTGAGGCCACCCAGGAAGACTATGAAACAAACTCCCAAAATCG
Above is a window of Variovorax sp. PMC12 DNA encoding:
- a CDS encoding aromatic-ring-hydroxylating dioxygenase subunit beta; this encodes MKDRLAYAKTTISPRRAAELRAEIESFHVEYCAVLDANDVERWPDFFSQEATYRVTSRQNALLNMPVGLIYCEGLDMIIDRALAVAHSQMFAPRHMLHVLGIARVLEETENTISSQTPFILMQTLVEGPSTVHLAGVYHDRFVREGDRLLLASREVIHDTEILDTALAYPV
- a CDS encoding NAD(P)/FAD-dependent oxidoreductase produces the protein MTSRGIVIVGAGQSAAVAAHALREHGYSGRITMVGRERHRPYERPLLSKAVLVAAEAPRLDVLTDDAWTRSDVELLSGSEAVALDLQRQHVRLADGRILAYESCLIATGGEATTLACVPAGRAGVHYIRTLDDAHRLRTALQAKPQVAVLGGGFLGLEVANSALSAGASVTVLERAPSLLDRFVPPQASEWLEAKLHAAGARLLLGASCSGVHSLPQGRLRLSTSTGDLEVDEVVIAIGLSPNDALARDAGLETAAGSGILVDASCRTSNAHVFACGDCTSQRRAGQAAPTRLESWQNANEQGRTAAAAMLGLPLPAPAVPWFWTDQGKHNIQMLGLPASDLEYVRRGSPANDKVLWIGHRDGVPVHGVAINAGADLRAVRPLFERGRRVQWDDFALDATNLRTWAKQMQADVATTT
- a CDS encoding xanthine dehydrogenase family protein molybdopterin-binding subunit; protein product: MNQADIPARVLKPEGIGARVPRKEDARHMVGKGNFVGDFVLPGLQEVAFLRSPLAHATITGVEIPQEHAGKIFVREMMTDAADIGSPSSLPTYQYSALPPLASGKVRHVGEAIAMAVAPTRAVAEDLLEEVQVSYDELPVYHGAESSLAATGDFLHPGWKDNVFLTLRANRDFDELAAKAEVKVSRTVELSRQCIVPLEGKSVLAYWDFQADQLVVVSATQVPHLLRVGIAQHLSMNEEAVRVVSPDVGGAFGYKGQLYPEDLCIAWLAKTYRTPFRYLEDRREHLIVGANTRQHHYKLTAYADRTGKLLALDAVITIDGGAYSYYPFFVGLEPGQAIGNLPGPYTFRGYRCETLCVATNKPGFMAYRGVARTGVCFAIELLMDAVAREVGREPWEVRMDNLVPADAMPYVNVANKHFDSGDFPASLRRAVEMVGVAAVRERQTRGEPDGRRIGFGTATYTEQSAHGTTVFANWGLPVVPGFDQAVVRMTADGGLEVRVGVHSHGQGMETSFAQIANDVLGIPVARIRVVHGDTALTPFSSGTYASRATVMSGGAIATACKELLPRIQSIAAYLMGVDPQTVALVEGFAVAGEKSIPLSQVGGAWYLTPQDLPENVHLGGLEVSRAYKPKVDTGTFTYATHAVVVAVDTQTGEVEILDYVVVEDCGTMVNPMIVEGQTIGGIAQGIGTAMYEESPYDDQGQPLASTLADYILPGATEVPRIRIEHFETPSPHTEFGAKGVGEGGAIAPPAVIFNAVNDALRGTGAAEVLMTPLTPRRLLKALESAKPQQELVK
- a CDS encoding aromatic ring-hydroxylating oxygenase subunit alpha; protein product: MYQSQAVIGITNARKNPPLEQCVWPADAMNNIPDWVYTSQANYDQEIERIFRGDTWNFVALEAEIPNPGDYKRGYVGATAVVIVRAEDDTISVFENRCAHRGAEFCRASQGNTKEFVCPYHQWSYDLKGNLQGVPFKRGINKVGGMPADFKNADHGTRQLRVATRNGVVFATYSDKTPPLEEYMTKEIVEEFDVPFSGKKLKILGYCRNELPCNWKMYHENLKDPYHATLLHSFLVVFGLLVPGIKSIVFADKVHGRHGFMASAKPDEIYATVADDDKAQMRSFSDNLRLRDERFLDYVREFKSPWSANMMTMWPNLIVQRQMNTMGVRQIIPNGPNSMVMQWTMFGYEDDTPEMTRHRLRQGNLMGPAGFLGLEDNEALKFVQEGLRNSSTDNNVVKLDAGHQGTTRNLISESCIRSLYQYYRDVMDVRVAEKAA
- a CDS encoding non-heme iron oxygenase ferredoxin subunit; this translates as MDWIKVASAQELSNDEAKTVDVAGYGVALYRIDDEFFATDSMCTHATALLSEGYVEDGCVECPLHQARFDIRTGKAMCAPATVDLRTHTVKREGDHIYVLSPAGK